The Campylobacter concisus genome has a window encoding:
- a CDS encoding aspartate kinase: MLIVQKFGGTSVGTLERIEAVANRVIETKNSGADVVVVVSAMSGVTNQLVEYSEYFSKHPDGVATDMLLSSGEQVTTALLTIALNAKGYACVGLTGAMAGIITDEIHTKARIEKIDTTRLKAELKAGRIVVVAGFQGIDDKGDITTLGRGGSDLSAVALAGALEADLCEIFTDVDGVYTTDPRIEKKAKKLEKISYDEMLELASAGAKVLQNRSVELAKKLNVKLITRSSFNHNEGTLIAKEDNMEAVLVSGIALDKNQARVTLRGVVDKPGIAAEIFTALAHQNINVDMIIQNVGHDGTTNLGFTVPQNELDLAKETMQKLSAAKHVEYDDAIVKVSVIGVGMKSHSGVACLAFETLAKEGINIQMISTSEIKISMIVDQKYGELAVRVLHDAYKLDK, translated from the coding sequence ATGTTAATCGTTCAAAAATTTGGCGGAACTAGCGTAGGCACGCTTGAGCGCATCGAAGCTGTGGCAAACAGGGTCATAGAGACTAAAAACAGCGGCGCAGACGTGGTTGTGGTAGTTTCTGCGATGAGTGGAGTTACAAATCAATTGGTAGAATATAGTGAGTATTTCTCAAAGCACCCAGACGGCGTTGCTACTGATATGCTTTTAAGCTCTGGAGAGCAAGTAACCACCGCACTTTTGACGATTGCGCTTAATGCAAAAGGCTATGCGTGCGTAGGACTAACTGGCGCAATGGCTGGGATAATAACAGATGAAATTCACACAAAAGCTAGGATAGAAAAGATAGACACCACTAGGCTAAAAGCTGAGCTAAAAGCTGGCAGGATCGTTGTAGTAGCAGGCTTTCAAGGCATAGACGATAAAGGTGATATCACGACGCTTGGTAGGGGCGGAAGTGACCTTAGTGCGGTTGCATTAGCTGGCGCGCTCGAAGCTGATCTGTGTGAAATTTTTACCGACGTTGATGGCGTTTATACAACTGATCCAAGGATAGAAAAAAAGGCAAAAAAACTAGAAAAGATAAGCTATGACGAGATGCTTGAGCTTGCCTCTGCTGGGGCAAAAGTGCTTCAAAATCGCTCAGTCGAGCTAGCAAAAAAACTAAATGTCAAACTAATCACAAGAAGCAGTTTTAACCACAACGAAGGTACATTAATAGCAAAGGAAGATAATATGGAAGCGGTTTTAGTAAGCGGTATAGCATTAGATAAAAATCAAGCAAGAGTAACTTTAAGAGGCGTAGTCGATAAGCCTGGCATCGCAGCTGAAATTTTCACAGCTCTAGCTCATCAAAATATAAATGTAGATATGATCATCCAAAACGTAGGACACGATGGCACGACAAATTTAGGCTTTACAGTGCCACAAAACGAGCTTGACCTAGCAAAAGAGACTATGCAAAAGCTCTCAGCTGCAAAACATGTCGAGTATGACGATGCGATCGTGAAAGTCTCAGTTATTGGCGTAGGCATGAAGAGCCACAGCGGCGTAGCATGTCTAGCATTTGAGACGCTTGCAAAAGAGGGGATAAATATCCAGATGATCTCAACAAGCGAGATAAAAATTTCAATGATCGTCGATCAAAAATATGGCGAGCTCGCGGTTCGCGTGCTTCACGATGCGTATAAGTTAGATAAATAA
- a CDS encoding PepSY-associated TM helix domain-containing protein, translating to MIKILKKFHLILAFIFALPLLVLSISGAIISYHDEIIDIFSKDEVVAGKKPLEIDEILKIFSKSEPNFNLSYLKIRAEANKAYVISGTSENGEFESFFIDPYTGEISGINKAEKFIGLVLNLHKNLALSLFKNENLSKFASELVALSTLALLFILISGAAIYFWRFRSRVGEAFKLNLKAKKFAFLYSLHGFLGIYLGVILSVICISGLYFSYESFAKVINQIYGEEKVFKKPNFTNKNGFSLSDEQKVANLKKAYEIFISKFGGEFEALNFIANSGGVKFMLFYLPKGASERDGVRLLVDTKSEQISKNAMPKSFEIYKFMIDLHAGYIFGELGKFIFCLASCGVVLLLFSGGAIYYKRCKN from the coding sequence ATGATAAAAATTTTAAAGAAATTTCATCTTATCTTGGCTTTTATCTTTGCCTTGCCGCTTCTTGTGCTTAGCATTAGTGGAGCGATCATCTCGTATCACGATGAGATAATTGATATCTTTAGCAAAGATGAGGTCGTGGCTGGCAAAAAGCCTTTAGAGATAGATGAAATTTTAAAAATTTTTAGCAAAAGTGAGCCAAATTTTAATCTTAGCTACCTAAAGATAAGAGCAGAGGCAAACAAGGCTTACGTCATAAGCGGAACTAGTGAAAATGGCGAGTTTGAGTCGTTTTTTATAGATCCTTACACTGGAGAAATTTCTGGCATTAACAAGGCGGAGAAATTTATAGGGCTGGTTTTAAATTTGCATAAAAACTTAGCCCTCTCTCTTTTTAAAAATGAAAATTTGAGTAAATTTGCAAGCGAGCTAGTGGCACTCTCTACGCTTGCACTGCTGTTTATCTTGATAAGCGGGGCGGCGATATATTTTTGGAGGTTTAGAAGCAGGGTAGGGGAGGCATTTAAACTAAATTTAAAAGCAAAGAAATTTGCGTTTTTGTATTCGCTACACGGCTTTTTAGGTATCTATCTTGGCGTTATTTTAAGTGTGATTTGCATTAGTGGGCTTTACTTTTCTTATGAGAGCTTTGCTAAAGTTATAAATCAAATTTATGGCGAGGAGAAGGTCTTTAAAAAGCCAAATTTTACAAACAAAAATGGCTTTAGTTTAAGCGATGAGCAAAAGGTGGCAAACCTTAAAAAAGCGTATGAAATTTTCATCTCTAAATTTGGCGGTGAGTTTGAGGCTTTAAATTTTATAGCAAATAGCGGCGGCGTCAAATTTATGCTCTTTTACCTGCCAAAGGGGGCTAGTGAGAGAGATGGCGTTAGGCTTTTAGTAGATACTAAAAGCGAGCAAATTTCAAAAAATGCCATGCCAAAGTCATTTGAAATTTATAAATTTATGATTGATCTGCACGCTGGATATATCTTTGGTGAGCTTGGTAAATTTATATTTTGTCTAGCATCATGCGGTGTGGTTTTGCTACTTTTTAGTGGAGGTGCGATTTATTACAAACGGTGTAAAAACTAA
- a CDS encoding helix-turn-helix domain-containing protein codes for MINLDKRYGISKISQNNKRINVEFFKQNNGISYLKSEILCNEIIKRESEGDKKYLFLMFNEAKDNLCFKLDKKEYLLSRDEFCVGLVNDSLKGVFEYQNKFYKTKTLLFEEQYANKLEIFSELKFEEKFDLIKYKKDKAQICVLNELETTNLYDGTMREIFIESKILELIYKSKALKDEKIYFSSDEEKVLLKAKKILLTRMQNPPSIKELAHLCGTNDFWLKKNFKLFFKDTIYQLLAKERLKLAYTLLKQNDISIKEAASIVGYTNAAHFAKIFKGTFGFLPSELIRQKSYF; via the coding sequence ATGATAAATTTAGATAAAAGATATGGCATAAGTAAAATCTCACAAAACAACAAGCGGATAAATGTAGAATTTTTTAAACAAAATAATGGCATCAGCTACCTAAAAAGCGAGATTTTATGCAACGAAATCATCAAAAGAGAGAGCGAGGGAGATAAAAAATATCTATTTTTGATGTTTAACGAAGCAAAAGATAATCTTTGCTTCAAGCTTGATAAAAAAGAGTATCTTTTAAGCAGGGATGAGTTTTGCGTAGGGCTAGTAAATGATAGCTTAAAAGGTGTTTTTGAATATCAAAATAAATTTTATAAAACCAAAACCTTGCTTTTTGAAGAGCAGTACGCAAATAAGCTTGAAATTTTTAGTGAGCTAAAATTTGAAGAGAAATTTGATCTTATAAAATACAAAAAAGATAAGGCTCAAATTTGCGTTTTAAACGAGCTTGAGACGACAAATTTATATGATGGCACGATGAGAGAGATCTTTATAGAGTCAAAAATTTTAGAGCTTATCTACAAGAGCAAAGCTTTAAAAGATGAGAAAATTTATTTTAGCAGTGACGAAGAAAAAGTGCTTTTAAAGGCTAAGAAAATCTTACTTACTCGCATGCAAAATCCCCCAAGTATCAAAGAGTTAGCGCATCTTTGCGGCACTAATGACTTTTGGCTTAAGAAAAATTTTAAACTCTTTTTCAAAGATACGATCTATCAGCTTTTAGCAAAAGAGCGGCTAAAGCTTGCATATACTCTTTTAAAGCAAAATGATATCAGCATAAAAGAGGCTGCTAGTATCGTTGGCTACACAAATGCAGCTCATTTTGCAAAAATTTTTAAAGGCACTTTTGGCTTTTTACCAAGCGAGCTAATAAGGCAAAAAAGCTACTTTTAA
- the folP gene encoding dihydropteroate synthase, protein MKFYKINNKSDFDQICKAISPSPAGAKLMQEKSEINFIFIDEIKTPAANILKQDALSVGAELVTHNDTILGRESLNKALLMATNAQLKQLAKKEKLQDFGLKKLAGFLETKFIKPTKPLIMGVANINSDSFNEQSRINTQNGIAKIEAMIEAGADYIDLGGVSSRPGSEYCGCEEEFRRIKDIVEEIYKLNLHEKAKFSLDSFDEYCLEFALNHGFKMINDITANANLAPLAARYDAQFCMMHMQGDPATMQIAPKYNDLIGEISDFFEQKIALARELGAKKIVLDVGIGFGKTAEQNLLLIKHLEHFLKFDCPLLVGASRKSVINHYYPSEVKERLSGSLYLHLKAFENGAQIIRTHDVAEHRQLFNMHEAMSQATLW, encoded by the coding sequence TTGAAATTTTATAAGATAAATAACAAAAGCGACTTTGATCAAATTTGCAAGGCCATCTCGCCAAGTCCGGCTGGTGCGAAGCTCATGCAAGAAAAGAGCGAAATAAATTTTATCTTCATTGACGAGATAAAGACCCCAGCGGCAAATATCCTAAAGCAAGACGCACTAAGTGTTGGCGCCGAGCTAGTTACGCATAATGATACGATTTTAGGTCGCGAGAGTCTAAATAAAGCCTTGCTAATGGCGACAAATGCACAGCTTAAACAACTAGCTAAAAAAGAGAAGCTACAAGACTTTGGGCTTAAAAAGCTTGCAGGTTTTTTAGAGACTAAATTTATAAAGCCCACAAAGCCTCTTATAATGGGCGTTGCAAATATAAATTCAGATAGTTTTAACGAGCAAAGCCGCATAAATACGCAAAATGGCATAGCTAAAATCGAAGCGATGATCGAAGCAGGTGCTGACTACATCGATCTTGGCGGCGTTAGCTCAAGGCCAGGGAGCGAGTATTGCGGATGCGAGGAGGAGTTTAGGCGCATAAAAGATATCGTGGAGGAAATTTACAAGCTAAATTTACACGAAAAGGCAAAATTTAGCCTTGATAGCTTTGATGAGTATTGCTTAGAATTTGCGCTAAACCACGGCTTTAAGATGATAAATGACATCACGGCAAACGCAAATTTAGCCCCGCTTGCTGCAAGATACGATGCCCAGTTTTGCATGATGCATATGCAAGGAGATCCAGCTACCATGCAGATTGCGCCAAAGTATAACGACTTAATCGGCGAAATTTCAGACTTTTTTGAGCAAAAGATTGCCCTAGCAAGGGAGCTTGGCGCTAAAAAGATAGTGCTTGACGTTGGCATCGGCTTTGGCAAAACTGCTGAGCAAAATTTACTGCTTATTAAGCATTTGGAGCATTTTTTGAAATTTGACTGCCCGTTGCTAGTCGGCGCTAGCCGCAAATCAGTCATAAATCACTATTATCCAAGCGAGGTTAAGGAGCGCTTGTCAGGCTCGCTTTATCTGCACTTAAAAGCCTTCGAAAATGGCGCGCAAATCATTAGGACGCACGATGTGGCCGAGCACAGACAGCTTTTTAATATGCACGAGGCGATGAGCCAAGCCACGCTTTGGTAG
- a CDS encoding NADAR family protein — translation MKNLLPPPWIKFPSIDPFSIGWRMGAGEDYRFKFNDWLKTLSQDERSEYQQLFAEPATWRGYWNERLSGDENTLFTYNDFVLDLWEREPRYDLAWLKKRYNAGKADKFLFFWGHQKSAGISASCLSQWYAASFWQDEVHYVCAEQYMMAKKAECFGDKEALEQILSAKDPAQMKALGRQVRGFDAKVWDEIKFSVVLNASYLKFSQNAKLREFLLSTKDKILVEASPVDKIWGIGMSASDENAHNPMKWRGQNLLGFSLMRARDEIANVYKNVHLCDENELNLDHL, via the coding sequence ATGAAAAATTTATTGCCGCCGCCTTGGATCAAATTTCCAAGTATAGATCCATTTTCCATCGGCTGGAGGATGGGCGCTGGCGAGGATTATAGGTTTAAATTTAATGACTGGCTAAAAACACTCAGCCAAGATGAACGTAGCGAGTATCAGCAACTCTTTGCTGAGCCTGCGACGTGGCGTGGCTACTGGAATGAGAGGCTTAGTGGTGATGAGAACACGCTTTTTACTTATAATGATTTCGTGCTAGATCTTTGGGAGCGTGAGCCAAGATATGATCTAGCGTGGCTAAAAAAGCGCTACAACGCTGGCAAGGCGGATAAATTTCTATTTTTTTGGGGTCATCAAAAGAGTGCAGGCATAAGTGCTAGCTGTCTAAGCCAGTGGTACGCTGCTAGCTTTTGGCAAGATGAGGTTCATTACGTTTGTGCCGAGCAATATATGATGGCTAAAAAGGCTGAGTGTTTTGGCGATAAAGAGGCGTTGGAGCAAATTTTATCTGCCAAAGATCCAGCGCAGATGAAGGCGCTTGGTAGGCAGGTGCGTGGCTTTGACGCTAAGGTCTGGGACGAGATAAAATTTAGCGTTGTGTTAAATGCGAGCTATTTAAAATTTAGCCAAAATGCCAAGCTGCGAGAGTTTTTGCTCTCGACAAAGGATAAAATTTTGGTTGAGGCAAGCCCTGTTGATAAAATTTGGGGCATAGGAATGAGCGCAAGCGATGAAAATGCGCACAATCCTATGAAGTGGCGTGGGCAAAATTTGCTCGGCTTTTCGTTGATGAGGGCTAGAGACGAGATAGCTAATGTCTATAAAAACGTCCATTTATGCGATGAAAATGAGCTAAATTTGGATCATTTATAA
- a CDS encoding TonB-dependent receptor domain-containing protein: MRSLLKISICAAVFINLPLFANEDKLLPEVKVVSATGFEQNIKDAPATLSVITQDALEKRNHKDVESMVKDVPSLFGATLGAANRRGISIRGLSQRYTKILVNGIPVPGDNAYKGLRSVGGSYSFIPPASAISRIEVIRGPMSSLYGSDALGGVINIITDEFSNDFHANLGSSYKFARNKNISGEFYNSLYLHSGLIDDLLSISVYGKNLNKSEDKISYANREQKDRNFGTKLFFRPNENNDITLELARSDVKYKRSKGKTLASGTNNSSVDLERIKGDMINLSHEARLDDILLQSYLSYGKIKEIAQQNLTLKTLNFDTKGSYFTDNNAFTLGLNAKKEKLDEKATTADAANVKRYDVSLYGEDDYHLTKDFILSAGVRYNYDENYGSHVSPRIYGIYSFNDFFALKGGVSTGYATPDIKQRTQDLAMPFAGGLGAQLGRSDLKPETSVSYEFGGVYNDNEGFEASLTGFYTSFKDMLGTERICTPRPGNPCTHKGKIYRRGIWESVNVGKAEIYGVELTNEWQVTNALRLNQSYVYTRSKQKDGAEIGKSLNNYPLHTFKFGANYELNRWLNFWSQINYYGRSKDSLSYDDDIRPYVIADLGINYNVTKNFSLNLSVYNLFNEYFTTRSGRYDILIADGQKIELGFNLKF; this comes from the coding sequence GTGAGAAGTCTATTAAAAATTTCTATTTGTGCGGCAGTTTTTATAAATTTACCGCTTTTTGCAAATGAAGATAAGCTCTTGCCAGAGGTCAAAGTAGTGAGCGCAACTGGTTTTGAGCAAAATATAAAAGACGCCCCTGCAACGCTTAGCGTCATCACTCAAGATGCGCTAGAAAAGAGAAATCACAAGGACGTTGAGAGCATGGTTAAAGACGTGCCAAGTCTTTTTGGAGCGACACTTGGTGCGGCAAATAGGCGAGGCATCTCCATAAGAGGTCTTTCGCAAAGATATACAAAGATCTTAGTAAATGGCATACCAGTGCCAGGAGATAACGCTTACAAGGGGCTAAGAAGCGTTGGAGGCTCATACAGCTTCATCCCGCCAGCAAGTGCGATAAGCCGTATCGAAGTGATACGAGGTCCTATGAGCTCGCTTTATGGCAGTGACGCGTTGGGCGGTGTGATAAATATTATAACAGACGAGTTTAGCAACGACTTTCATGCAAATCTTGGCTCAAGCTATAAATTTGCAAGAAATAAAAACATAAGCGGAGAGTTTTACAACAGCCTCTATCTGCACTCTGGGCTAATAGACGATCTTTTAAGTATCTCAGTTTATGGTAAAAATTTAAACAAGTCAGAGGATAAAATCTCATACGCAAATAGAGAGCAAAAGGATAGAAATTTTGGCACGAAGCTCTTTTTTAGACCAAATGAAAATAACGACATCACGCTTGAGCTTGCAAGAAGCGACGTGAAGTATAAAAGAAGCAAAGGTAAAACTTTAGCCTCTGGCACAAATAATAGCTCAGTAGATCTTGAGCGTATAAAAGGCGATATGATAAATTTAAGCCACGAAGCAAGGCTTGATGATATCTTGCTTCAAAGCTACCTCTCTTACGGCAAGATAAAAGAGATCGCACAACAAAATTTGACGCTAAAAACACTAAATTTTGACACAAAAGGCTCATATTTTACTGATAATAACGCCTTTACTTTAGGACTAAACGCCAAAAAAGAAAAGCTTGATGAAAAGGCAACCACCGCAGACGCTGCAAATGTAAAAAGATATGACGTTTCGCTTTACGGCGAGGATGATTATCACCTTACAAAAGACTTTATCTTAAGCGCTGGGGTTCGTTACAACTACGATGAGAACTATGGCTCGCATGTTTCGCCAAGAATTTATGGCATCTATAGCTTCAATGACTTTTTTGCCCTAAAAGGTGGAGTTAGCACAGGATACGCGACACCTGATATCAAGCAACGCACGCAAGATCTTGCTATGCCGTTTGCTGGAGGGCTTGGAGCACAGCTTGGTAGAAGTGATCTCAAGCCAGAGACAAGCGTGAGCTATGAATTTGGCGGCGTTTATAACGACAATGAAGGCTTTGAAGCGTCGCTAACTGGCTTTTACACAAGCTTTAAAGATATGCTAGGCACAGAGCGTATCTGCACTCCAAGACCTGGCAACCCTTGCACGCATAAAGGCAAAATTTATCGCCGTGGGATTTGGGAGAGTGTAAATGTCGGCAAGGCTGAAATTTACGGAGTTGAACTAACAAATGAGTGGCAAGTCACAAATGCTCTTAGGCTAAATCAAAGCTATGTTTATACAAGATCAAAGCAAAAAGATGGAGCGGAGATCGGCAAAAGCTTAAACAACTATCCGCTTCATACATTTAAATTTGGAGCAAACTACGAGCTAAACAGATGGCTAAATTTCTGGTCTCAGATAAATTATTATGGCAGGAGCAAAGACTCACTTAGCTACGATGATGACATCAGACCTTACGTGATCGCTGATCTTGGCATAAACTACAACGTAACTAAAAATTTCAGCCTAAATCTAAGCGTTTATAACCTCTTTAATGAGTACTTTACGACAAGATCTGGCAGATACGACATCTTGATAGCTGACGGACAAAAGATCGAACTTGGGTTTAATCTAAAGTTTTAA
- a CDS encoding RNA pyrophosphohydrolase, with protein MQKKYRPNVAAVILSSSYPFKCEILVAKRVDMDDIWQFPQGGIDEGESPKQALKRELKEEIGTDKFDFLEEYPEWLSYDFPANASKKFYPFDGQTQKYFLVRLKNGASINLKTEHPEFSEYKFVDINKALEGINHFKKPIYDKVLSYFKEKGYF; from the coding sequence ATGCAAAAAAAATATAGACCAAATGTAGCAGCTGTCATTTTGTCTAGCTCTTACCCTTTCAAATGCGAAATTTTAGTCGCAAAAAGGGTTGATATGGACGATATCTGGCAGTTTCCTCAAGGTGGTATAGATGAAGGCGAAAGCCCAAAGCAGGCACTAAAAAGGGAGCTCAAAGAGGAGATCGGAACTGATAAATTTGACTTCTTAGAAGAGTATCCTGAGTGGCTTAGCTACGACTTTCCAGCAAATGCGTCAAAGAAATTTTACCCATTTGATGGGCAGACGCAAAAGTACTTTTTAGTTAGGCTTAAAAATGGTGCGAGTATAAATTTAAAGACTGAGCATCCAGAGTTTAGCGAGTATAAATTTGTAGATATCAACAAGGCTTTAGAAGGGATAAACCACTTCAAAAAGCCTATTTATGACAAAGTTTTGAGTTATTTTAAAGAGAAAGGATATTTTTGA
- a CDS encoding HobA family DNA replication regulator encodes MQDFIQWTLKAIRDEGPLMSWMEERRVEWTPLLASRLKFLLEGRAFITVSDEERKWFEIYLLRKMNSSKSIRPFLPFFSLRSLYPSLDEIETNEQKQLLKDMLSLAFPNGYLFFYIGKSLDKCANLAKSDENSYMWLFDEQAQNSFTLSSSDENLDIKLISLCKLFDKSIDAALFAKVIL; translated from the coding sequence ATGCAAGATTTTATCCAATGGACGCTTAAAGCTATTCGCGATGAGGGTCCTTTGATGAGCTGGATGGAGGAAAGGCGCGTAGAGTGGACACCTCTGCTTGCTTCTAGGCTTAAATTTTTGCTCGAAGGAAGGGCGTTTATAACAGTAAGCGATGAAGAGCGGAAGTGGTTTGAAATTTATCTTCTAAGAAAGATGAATAGTTCAAAAAGCATTAGACCTTTTTTGCCATTTTTTAGTCTAAGATCACTCTATCCGTCGCTTGATGAGATAGAGACAAATGAACAAAAACAGCTTTTGAAAGATATGCTAAGTCTTGCTTTCCCAAATGGCTACTTATTTTTTTATATCGGAAAGAGCCTTGATAAATGTGCAAATTTGGCTAAAAGTGACGAGAACAGCTATATGTGGCTCTTTGATGAGCAGGCGCAAAATAGCTTCACGCTAAGCTCAAGCGATGAAAATTTGGATATAAAACTGATAAGTCTTTGCAAGCTTTTTGACAAGAGTATCGATGCAGCACTGTTTGCAAAGGTGATACTCTAA
- a CDS encoding DNA polymerase III subunit delta': MLNKIVITSDFENLKAKLEAEFGVNNLRFFISDDFLLENAKEVIAEAYIAEKDEKILVIEAKSFRTEAQNALLKIIEEPPRNIKFIIVTQSKNLLLPTIRSRMLIENKLTKKPKMSVELNLKSLSLKELTSFIDQKIAEEQAQKFGKNELKELVGAIVTKAVDSGYKFSGEDMEYFFSLIKLADLNAKSHAVLTPLLLTIFEKGRR, encoded by the coding sequence ATGCTTAATAAAATCGTCATAACAAGCGATTTTGAAAATTTAAAAGCCAAGCTTGAAGCCGAGTTTGGCGTAAATAATCTAAGATTTTTTATAAGCGATGATTTTTTGCTAGAAAATGCAAAAGAGGTCATCGCCGAAGCCTATATCGCCGAAAAAGATGAGAAAATTTTAGTCATAGAGGCGAAGTCTTTTCGCACCGAGGCTCAAAACGCACTTTTAAAGATCATCGAAGAGCCCCCAAGAAACATTAAATTTATAATAGTAACGCAGAGTAAAAATTTGCTTCTACCAACGATAAGATCGAGGATGCTTATAGAAAATAAGCTCACCAAAAAGCCAAAAATGAGTGTGGAGCTAAATTTAAAATCGCTCAGCCTAAAAGAGCTAACAAGCTTTATCGATCAAAAGATAGCAGAGGAGCAGGCGCAAAAATTTGGCAAAAACGAGCTAAAAGAGCTTGTCGGAGCCATCGTGACAAAGGCGGTTGATAGCGGGTATAAATTTAGTGGCGAGGATATGGAGTATTTTTTCTCGCTCATCAAGCTTGCCGATCTAAACGCCAAGTCTCACGCCGTTTTAACGCCACTCTTGCTTACTATATTTGAGAAAGGACGACGTTGA
- the ligA gene encoding NAD-dependent DNA ligase LigA, which translates to MTKQEYERAIDTLNAWAKAYYDEDEPLASDEEYDALYHAVLAFEQANPSEISLFSPTKRVGGGVKEGFSKASHIKRMWSMEDIFSLGELDAWLKRGEKENLTFVAEPKFDGASLNLLYENGVLVRAITRGDGITGEDVTQNARTISSVPKSISYKGLIEIRGEVVIRKDDFELLNAERAKEGEAPLSNPRNAAAGSLRQLDSAITAKRKLLFIPWGVGEQSLGLKDHSEVMKFVRDLGFERDEFFKILKKDELEAAYNELLASREAKSVMMDGMVIRVNDLARCEELGYTVKFPKFMVAFKFPAIEKVTRLRDVALQVGRSGVVTPVGVLDEVNIDGANVKSATLHNFDEIERLGVMKNDYIGIIRSGDVIPKITKVFKDRRDGSEQAIDRPKFCPVCGSHLLDEGVFVKCQNLSCRARVVGSIIHYASKKCLNIDGLGDAIVNLLFDKGLIACIKDIYSLKFDDLMALEGFKEKKVNNLLNAIEASKGAELSRFITGLGCEHIGEVAAKKLASSFGLGWLDASFAELVSLEGFGAEMANSLTDFAEVNRDEILALSQIVQPSVTQVQSISNALSGKTVVITGTLSRPRDEIKAELESFGAKVSGSVSKKTDFVLAGEEAGSKLEKANELGVLVIDESEYERLKLEV; encoded by the coding sequence ATGACAAAACAAGAGTACGAACGAGCGATAGATACGCTAAATGCGTGGGCAAAGGCCTACTACGACGAGGACGAGCCACTTGCAAGCGACGAGGAGTATGACGCGCTATATCACGCGGTTTTGGCTTTTGAACAGGCAAACCCAAGTGAAATTTCGCTATTTTCGCCGACTAAGCGAGTGGGCGGAGGCGTAAAAGAGGGCTTTAGCAAGGCAAGCCACATAAAGCGCATGTGGAGCATGGAGGATATCTTTAGCCTTGGCGAACTTGATGCGTGGCTAAAACGCGGCGAGAAGGAAAATTTGACCTTTGTCGCTGAGCCAAAATTTGACGGAGCGAGCCTAAATTTACTCTACGAAAATGGCGTTTTAGTAAGAGCGATAACAAGAGGCGATGGCATTACAGGCGAGGACGTGACGCAAAATGCAAGGACTATTAGCTCGGTGCCAAAGAGCATTAGCTACAAAGGGCTAATCGAAATCAGGGGCGAAGTCGTCATAAGAAAAGATGACTTTGAACTACTAAACGCAGAGCGCGCAAAAGAGGGCGAGGCGCCACTTTCAAACCCTAGAAATGCAGCCGCTGGCAGTCTAAGACAGCTTGATAGCGCGATTACTGCTAAAAGAAAGCTACTTTTCATACCTTGGGGCGTGGGCGAGCAGAGTCTTGGGCTAAAAGATCACAGCGAGGTGATGAAATTTGTGCGTGATCTTGGCTTTGAGAGGGATGAATTTTTCAAAATTTTAAAAAAAGATGAGCTTGAGGCTGCTTATAACGAGCTACTAGCTAGCCGCGAGGCAAAAAGCGTGATGATGGATGGCATGGTGATACGAGTAAATGATCTTGCACGCTGTGAAGAGCTAGGCTACACGGTCAAATTTCCAAAATTTATGGTGGCGTTTAAATTTCCAGCCATTGAAAAGGTGACTAGGCTAAGAGATGTCGCGCTTCAAGTTGGCAGAAGCGGCGTAGTAACGCCTGTTGGCGTGCTTGATGAGGTAAATATAGATGGCGCAAATGTAAAATCCGCCACCCTTCATAACTTTGACGAGATAGAGCGCCTTGGCGTCATGAAAAACGACTACATCGGCATCATCCGCTCAGGAGATGTGATACCAAAGATCACAAAGGTCTTTAAAGATAGGAGAGATGGCAGCGAGCAAGCGATTGATAGGCCTAAATTTTGCCCAGTTTGCGGCTCACACCTGCTTGATGAAGGGGTCTTTGTAAAGTGTCAAAATTTAAGCTGCAGGGCAAGAGTGGTGGGCTCAATAATTCACTACGCATCGAAAAAATGCCTAAATATAGACGGTCTTGGCGATGCGATCGTAAATTTGCTGTTTGACAAGGGGCTGATCGCTTGCATAAAAGATATCTACAGCCTTAAATTTGATGATCTTATGGCACTTGAGGGCTTTAAAGAGAAAAAGGTAAATAACCTTTTAAATGCGATCGAAGCTAGCAAAGGAGCGGAGCTATCGCGCTTTATCACGGGTCTTGGCTGCGAGCACATAGGCGAGGTGGCGGCTAAAAAGCTAGCAAGTAGCTTTGGGCTGGGCTGGCTTGATGCTAGTTTTGCTGAGCTTGTCTCGCTTGAGGGCTTTGGCGCGGAGATGGCAAATAGCTTAACCGACTTTGCCGAGGTAAATAGAGATGAAATTTTAGCTCTTAGTCAGATCGTGCAACCAAGCGTGACGCAGGTGCAGAGCATCTCAAATGCGCTAAGTGGCAAGACGGTCGTTATAACTGGCACGCTAAGTCGCCCAAGAGATGAGATAAAGGCTGAGCTTGAGAGTTTTGGTGCAAAGGTTTCTGGCTCAGTTTCTAAAAAAACGGACTTTGTCCTAGCTGGCGAGGAGGCTGGCAGTAAGCTAGAAAAAGCAAACGAGCTAGGCGTGCTGGTGATCGACGAGAGCGAATATGAGAGGTTAAAACTTGAGGTTTGA